The Lolium rigidum isolate FL_2022 chromosome 2, APGP_CSIRO_Lrig_0.1, whole genome shotgun sequence genomic interval AGCAGAAGAATACAAGCGTTCcatttcaaagaaaaaaaaaaaaaaaggacatcAACCGTTGGGGTCGGTTTGTGTGGGACGCTTCACTAGCGTAGCATGATTGGCTGGAGACGAATCAAGGTAGGAGCGCGACATTGATTCGGACTAGTCACGCGCACACGATGGAGTTCGGTACTGTATACTGCATGTATCATCAGTGTAGCCCCTCTTTTTTATACGACTAGTGTAGCCTTGTCTACGTGCAAAGGTGAAGCGGCCGGGCGGGGTGGATTAATTGGATGGATCGATCAGTTGTGGTGGTGGAGCACGTATACACAAAGCACGCACGCACGGTCGAACCAGAAGTGCCAAGCAAATTCCGAATGATTCATCGGAGAAGAAACAGAGAAAAACCATTTCTTAATTAAGTCATTGTTTTGGTGGCGGAGCGTCGCATGGTACTTTACGTGGCAAATATTGTTGGGTGTGATTGCCGCATGCATGCCAATTGCCAAGTGCGCGCGGGGCGAATTAATGGAGAAAGAATCGGTAGGAGTCGAGCGAGTCGTTTTGTTTTCGtatctttcattttcttttttctttttttcttttggagataaaagaaatcggcatgcatgcatgcaagtgGCAGCAAGCTGTGCTCGAATCAATTGATGGCGTCGCTTCGGGCGAGCGCGTGTGTCAGACGAGCTCGATACAAGGGTCGATTCCTCATGATAAAGTATAGTAGTTTGTGCATGCGTGCGCGTAATTGAAAGAGTGGTTAGTTATGTGGAAAATGAAGTGGCGGGGGTGGAGTAGTAATTGGAGGAACGGAATTTGAAACTTCATCTTATCGCTTCGGGCCGTGCTCGTGGTTGGACGTTTATTGGGCAGAGAAAACGTAGCGAGCGACCGAGCGAATTAATTGgttaaaaaaaaaattggttggcttaattttctgcgcgagataaaaaaaaggaaagagaGAGACGAGAAACATGTGCGCGAGATTGACTTCTCCGCGGCTCCAATTCGATTTTAACTTCCCTACTGAAGCATGATTTGCCTCAGAGCCATCCCCTCCCCCCGctcctcgcctcctccctctCAGGCGCCCAGCAATGCAGAAGTGAATGCGCAGCCCATGTTAAACGTGGGCCACGCGCATCGACGGGCCGCGCACCATCCCTGTCCCTTCTCTCGCTCTCGTCGCACCGAATCAACCGCCGCGTCAGCGCTTCACCCCTGCCCTAGCCGTCTCTCTCTCCTCCGGCCACCGCcgacaccgacgacgacggcgagactCACCCCCGACGATCACAGCTCGTTTCCCCCTAATTTGGTGCCCCCGTAACACCTCCATCTTCTACCGAGAGGAGCGGCTTCGGGCTCCCCAGGATGTCGTTCCGAGGCcgcggagggagaggaggaggcagaGGCGGGAGAGGCGGCCGCGGAGGCTACGGGTCCTCCAATTTCAACTTCAATGGGAAGCACGAGCCCCACGAGAACTTCCCGGTACAGCCGCTCTCCACACACCTCCCCCTTTTCTATAGCCACCACCGATTCACCCCGGGTGTTTGACGCTCGTCCCGCGCGTGCAGGAGATCCCTCTGCCCGACACGAAGTTCGCGGCCACAGCCGAGGAGAAGGCTCTGATACTGTCCACCCTGAAGCTCGAGGAGTTCATCAGGAATTCTTGCTACCATCTAGAGCCGGATGTCCCCAAGAAAAGTACAGTGAACGAACCTGTTATCGATCCCCATTTCCTCTTTCTGCGCAGTATAATACATTGCTTCTCAATTTCAAGCTCACTAGCACTTGATTGATTGAACACGTAATTGGCTGATGAATTAGGATATTGCACCATTGCGTATATATCTTCATGGCCTTTAAATAACGAGTCTCTCATCATCTTTTCTTGTGACAATTATCTGCTgttgttttcattttttgtacAGGTAGAATTTCTACTTTGTTTTGTTAGATTCTATCTGGTTACTTACTGCCCGTTATCTTTTCAGAAAATGACGACAAAGAGATTGAGAGATTTTCTGATAGGAAGcgcaaaacaagaaacaaacgtgAATCTCTTAAATCATACCTCAAACTAACTCCTGGAAATTTCCCTGAGGAACTGTGGAAAGGTAGTCTTGACTCTTTAATATAGTATTGTGCGTATGTACTTATGCTACGTGACTGCAGAACAATATAGATCCTTGACATTATGTTACAATTCAGATTCTACACGAGCGCAACCAGTCAGTAAAAAgcttcggtgggataaagacgcagGTTTGCTGTTTTTTCACAAACAGTACATAATTTTTCTGTTGCTTCTGTCATGAACATGTATTCATGCTTGAGTTGTGACATCATCTAGGATTTGTTTTAAGTAAATTGCTTTGTTAGCACCATTCTTCTGGCATGTCTATCTGTAGGCTAGAAATTTCTattcatgctttgagttgtgacATATTCTAGGATTTGGAAACTGCTTTGTTAGTACCATTCTTTTGGCATGTCTATCTGCAGGCTAGAAATTATTTAGTTGCACATGCATTGATCTCTTACTTGGATCTTGTCTTCCTGTTACTCAGATGACAAGACATTTGAAGTATTTGAGAAGCTTGAAGCACAGCACAAGGCAAGCCATCATTATCTTTTAATTTTTCTTTCAGATTGCTGGAATCAATTTGGAAAGCATTTTTCCCATTGTAGACATATTATTACTAGTTTTAGAGTCTTGGGCTTTGTTTCACATTTTGGAAGTAGTAAGGTTATGCTACCATATTGATAGAGATTTGGTACTTGTAGGCTGGAGAGAACAAGCCCGAAAAGGATGGTGAagacgaggatgacgaggaggaggaggaggaagtagaAGAGGAAGAAAGTTCAGATGACGATTATAATCAGGTGAGTATATTGAAACTTGGGAACTTCATACATTCAACTTGTTCTTTGATGTAGGAAATGGGCGTTGGATGTTGTATAGTTTGGGAGTAATTATGTGATGTATGTGTTTTCTGCCATGTCAACAAGTATGAAATGGATAGACCAGCTATGTACATTTACTGTCTTCCGTATTGTCTTCTCTAGCACTCATACACTCCCATGGTCTCACCTTGTAGAATATTGAgtttgatgatgatgacgatgactggAACCAGGAAGAGGAAGCACGTAAGTTTCCATTTGATGTTCAATTTATATGAGTGCTACCTTCTTTTTCTTCCAAATCAGTGTTGTATACGTTTGCAAACCTGGCTAAAAAAAGTCCTTTTGGTTTACAGAAGAAGACTACTATGAATAATGACTGCTGGACTCTGAAAAGGTTTAGTTTTGTTGGTATTCTTCTTCGTCTGCAACTCATTGAGCAATTTCGATGGGAGTAGTATCTAGTCAGGTGGTTACGGATAAATCTTCTTCCTGACTTCTTTTTGTCAAGGCGTACCAGAAACTAATGACTCTGAATTCTGAATTCTGAATTATGCTGTTGCAAATGTTTCTATTGTGGCTGTACAAGCAGTGATGAATATGCAATCAAATGTAATTCATCTGCCTGGTTTCGTTAACTGGTATAGTTGAGTTCACATGAtgaaaaaaaaaggaggaaatTGTGCGACTTGATATTCATGTGTGTTTCACGGagtaaacatttttttaaaaaaaattctagcATGTAGAAGCTCGAATCCAGAATTTAAATATTGATATGTTTGACATGTGTTCTGCTCGAGGCAGGGGATTCACTAATTAAATCCTGTTGTTTTCGCTATCTAAGTAGCATGTGTTCCTACTGCTAAAAGTCTGCTCGTCCTCAGAACTGTTATGATTGGCTCGTTCGATATGTGCTCTGCTATGTTGGTAGTCTAGTTTGTAAATTCAAATCGCTGAAACCAGATAGAGAAGTTCCATTATACTATTGACTAACGGTCTTTGGATGCTACACGTGCTAAGATAATTGCTTGAGTTCAGAGTTGTCTACATCTATGGCATGTCACGTTAGTTATCTGTAACAGAGTAACCCTCATTCAGAATACAATTATCTATCATCAAAGTTTATTTCTTAAGTTCATAAAAAATAGGTCTTCAAATTTAGTGTCGATATTGTCAAACATGCGTTGCTTAGTGCGGTA includes:
- the LOC124687796 gene encoding histone H2A.Z-specific chaperone CHZ1-like, translating into MSFRGRGGRGGGRGGRGGRGGYGSSNFNFNGKHEPHENFPEIPLPDTKFAATAEEKALILSTLKLEEFIRNSCYHLEPDVPKKKNDDKEIERFSDRKRKTRNKRESLKSYLKLTPGNFPEELWKDSTRAQPVSKKLRWDKDADDKTFEVFEKLEAQHKAGENKPEKDGEDEDDEEEEEEVEEEESSDDDYNQNIEFDDDDDDWNQEEEAQEDYYE